CGCGCCGCGCCCCGCCATGAAGGGCGCCGTCACGCCGGCGCGGAGGTTCCGCGAGGCCGGTCCGGGCTGCGCCTCGGCGCAGGCCTGCGCCAGGTTCCAGATCAGCGCGGGCCAGGCCGCCGTCCGGTAGAGGGCGTCGCCGGCGCCCGTGGTGACGAGGTGAATCACCGGCGCCCGGCGCGGGGGCGCGTCGACGCTCAGCAGCGGCGCGGAACCGGCAAACAGCAGGACACGTCCGGGAAGGGCGTTGGTTCCCGCCGGCCACACCAGACCGTCGAAGGAGAGACCTTCGAGCAGCGGATGCGAGCGGTCGGCCAGGTAGGGGCCGCGCACCAAGCGCGGCGCTGCTGGAGCCGTGAAAACCACCTGCCAGGGGGCCGCCGGTGCGCCGCTGTCATTCGCCGGATGATCGGTGAAAATGATCTGCGGCTCGGATGCATCCGCGCGAAACCGCCCCGTCGCCGCCAGCGCGCGTTCCACGGTTCGCCGCAGGGCGGCGTCGGCAATCCGCACGGCGGATGCGACGGGGCGGGGCGTGTCGGGCAGCAGCAGCGCGCGGTTGTCGGTATCGAGGGCGTCGGGCTGCAGCGTGATCGCCAGCGCGGGCGTGCCGGGGGGCAGATCCAGCGTCAGCCTGCCGCGTCCGCCGTGGCCGAGGTCCACCACGCCCTCGAACAGCGTCCGCTCGCCGTCCGGCGCGCGGGCCGTGATACGCAGCGGCGCGCGCGTCCCCTCCGGGCGGCCAAAGCCGGCGACCTCGACCAGAAGCGCCTCCGTGCCCCCTTCGCGCGGCGAGCGGTCGGCATAGGTGATGCCCGTGTTGGCCTCGATCGAGCCGAAGGACAGCCAGCGCACGCCGGGCCGCAGCGTGTCGCCGGCGGGCGGCGGCCGGTCGGTGAGGACGAGCACCTCGTCGGTCTTTTCCGACAGTTCGCAGGCGCGGGCCAGGGACGCCTCCAGGGTGTCGGACGGCCCGAGGCAGGCCGTCTCTGCGAGCCGCGCCGCCGCCTGGGCGGGTGGCACGGTTCCGGCCGGTTCGGGTCCGTTCGCGCCGGCGAGGATCAGCCGCACGCGCGCATAGCGGCCGCGGCGCACGTCGGCCCGCAACGCCCGCACGGCCCGATCCTGCGCCGACGCCCCGGAGGCGTCGCGCGCCGTCATGGAGACCGAGGTGTCGCACACCACCGTTAACGCGCCCAGCCCGGGCCGCAGCACGTGCGGTCCGATCGCCGCCGCCACCAGCGCCGCCAGCGCGGCCAGTTCAAGGTAGAACAGCGGCGGCAGGCGGAGGCGGTCGCGGTGCAGCCCGCCCCGACTCGGCCGGATCGTCTGCCGCCACAGCATCAGGCTCGACACCGGACGCCGCCGGAAGCGGGCGCGAAAGGTGTAGACCGCCACCAGACCGGCCAGCGCCGCCACTCCCGCCAGCGCGTATGGAAAGGCGAACACCATGCTACACGGCCTCCAGCAGTCCGCAGGTTTCCAGCGCGGCGAGCCGGCCGCCGGCGGCCATCCGTTCCGCGGTGACCGGCGCGAACGCCGCGCCGCACCCGCGGCAGGCGGTGCTCCAGCCGTCGCGGAGACGCGCCAGCGCCGCGCCATACGCCGCGCAGGCCGCGGCATCGATCAGCAGGTCGGCCCGTCCGCCCGTCTCGACATCCTCCAGCCGGTGCGGACCGCGCCAATCGGGCGCCTCCTCCTCGCGCGCCAGAAGCTGGATGACGGTGAGCGCCGCCGCGCCGTCGGCCAGCCGCCGCAGCACGGCGGCCGGTTCGGCGGGCCAGAGCAGATCGCTGATCAGCACGCGCACCCCGTGCCGCCGCCACGCGGGAGGGGCGTTCAGGAGGGCGGCGTCGGGCGAGACGGCCGCGTCGAAGTCCGGCTCCCGCCACACGGCCGGATCGTGGCGCGAACCGGTGAGTTCCTCCACCCGCTCCCCCGCGAGCCAGACCGTGTGGCTGCACTGCGCGTTGTCCGCCGCCGCCGCGCAGGCGGCGGCCAGCGAGACGGCGGCGGCGGCCTTGGCCGTGCCCTCCAGCCGCATCGAGCGCGAGCAGTCGAGCACCAGATCCA
The genomic region above belongs to Lentisphaerota bacterium and contains:
- a CDS encoding DUF58 domain-containing protein; the encoded protein is MANPTTQRESLLAGQALGLRYRLALPRAALRGRNGVRLGVQAGASLDFHDYRDYHPGDDLRHLDWGVYARSDKEVVRLFREEVAPHLDLVLDCSRSMRLEGTAKAAAAVSLAAACAAAADNAQCSHTVWLAGERVEELTGSRHDPAVWREPDFDAAVSPDAALLNAPPAWRRHGVRVLISDLLWPAEPAAVLRRLADGAAALTVIQLLAREEEAPDWRGPHRLEDVETGGRADLLIDAAACAAYGAALARLRDGWSTACRGCGAAFAPVTAERMAAGGRLAALETCGLLEAV